In Cnuibacter physcomitrellae, a genomic segment contains:
- a CDS encoding ferric reductase-like transmembrane domain-containing protein: protein MSELLWAIGRVSGIVSLGLFTASVLLGILTRAGRPLPGLPRFGIVLIHRNVSLLASVFLILHVATLLGDSYAQLSLVDVVVPFLGSYQPFWQGLGTVAFDLVVAVVITALLRHRLPVRVFRLVHWSVYLMWPVAVLHSIGNGTDSTSAWFDILAASAATAVAAATTWRIASTLFRTTPLEKAAQAQRTTR, encoded by the coding sequence ATGTCTGAGCTGCTGTGGGCGATCGGCCGGGTCAGCGGCATCGTGTCGCTCGGCCTGTTCACCGCGTCCGTTCTGCTCGGGATCCTCACCCGAGCCGGGCGGCCCCTGCCCGGGCTGCCGCGCTTCGGGATCGTGCTCATACACCGAAACGTCTCCCTCCTGGCCTCGGTGTTCCTGATCCTGCATGTGGCGACCCTGCTCGGCGACAGCTACGCCCAGCTCTCGCTCGTCGACGTCGTTGTGCCCTTCCTGGGCTCGTACCAGCCGTTCTGGCAGGGACTCGGGACGGTCGCCTTCGACCTGGTCGTTGCGGTCGTGATCACGGCGCTGCTCCGCCACCGACTCCCCGTGCGCGTGTTCCGGCTGGTGCACTGGAGCGTCTACCTGATGTGGCCCGTCGCGGTCCTGCACTCGATCGGCAACGGCACCGACAGCACCAGCGCCTGGTTCGACATCCTGGCCGCGTCCGCGGCGACCGCCGTCGCCGCGGCGACCACCTGGCGGATCGCATCCACCCTATTCCGCACGACACCCCTGGAAAAGGCGGCACAAGCACAGAGGACGACTCGATGA
- a CDS encoding FAD:protein FMN transferase: MDPTATARWRAWSTDVEVTVTAPALLEDATRLCRAVMDSVDAACSRYRPDSELSRFTRSGSATTPVSRQLADLLSDALAAADMTGGLVDPTLGYRLSQLDGPSLGVSAALARPVRRTDITLENGILTAPPGTAFDLGAIGKASASERAVAAIAAHLGPGVGVLVGIGGDIASTIEHPDGGWQVLVQDKPGDPADQVALTVGAALATSSTQHRRYRVGADLVSHILDPRSLQPVQSPWRTVTCAAVSCVEANAYSTAAVILGHEAVPWLAARYVPARLVDQHYRVTTTEGWPTQIEVAHV, encoded by the coding sequence ATGGACCCGACCGCGACCGCCCGATGGCGGGCCTGGAGCACCGACGTCGAAGTCACCGTCACTGCGCCCGCTCTGCTCGAGGACGCGACTCGTCTCTGCCGCGCCGTCATGGACTCCGTCGACGCCGCCTGCAGCAGGTACCGGCCCGACTCCGAACTCTCCCGCTTCACTCGATCCGGATCGGCGACCACGCCCGTCTCCCGGCAACTGGCCGACCTGCTCAGCGATGCCCTCGCCGCGGCCGACATGACCGGGGGACTGGTCGACCCGACCCTGGGCTACCGACTCTCCCAGCTCGACGGACCGTCGCTGGGCGTCTCGGCCGCCCTGGCCAGGCCCGTCCGACGGACCGACATCACCCTCGAGAACGGGATCCTGACCGCACCGCCGGGCACCGCGTTCGATCTCGGCGCGATCGGCAAGGCCTCCGCCAGCGAGCGGGCCGTCGCCGCTATCGCCGCCCACCTCGGACCCGGCGTGGGCGTTCTGGTCGGAATCGGGGGCGACATCGCCTCCACGATCGAGCACCCGGACGGCGGATGGCAGGTCCTCGTGCAGGATAAGCCGGGAGACCCTGCCGACCAGGTCGCCCTCACTGTGGGAGCCGCTCTGGCTACCTCCAGCACTCAGCATCGCCGTTACCGTGTCGGCGCGGACCTCGTCAGCCACATCCTCGACCCGCGCTCCCTCCAGCCCGTGCAGAGTCCGTGGCGCACCGTGACCTGCGCCGCGGTCAGCTGTGTCGAGGCCAACGCCTACTCCACCGCCGCTGTGATCCTGGGTCACGAAGCGGTGCCCTGGCTGGCTGCCCGTTACGTACCGGCCCGCCTCGTCGACCAGCACTACCGTGTCACCACCACCGAAGGGTGGCCGACCCAGATCGAGGTCGCTCATGTCTGA